CAAATGTTTTTTGGCACGGTAAAGCAAATTTGATATATTCGGGGGTCTTATAATGTTATATTTTTATAACTGATTTTTGATTTTAAAATGAAGCAGATATACTTTTTAATAGTTGTTTTAGCTGGTGGTGTATTAAGCGGTTGCGGTAGTGGCGGCGACAGGGGGGAAGTAGCCGGCGTGCCGCAGCGTTCCTTTAAGGCCGAAGTACCTTACGGTATGGTTTATATTCCAGGTGGTTCATTTATGATGGGGCAAACCGATCAGGACGTAACCTTTGCCCAAACAGCGCAGCCAAAACAGGTAACCGAGGCGCCGTTTTTTATGGACCAAACCGAAATTACCAACAGCCAATACAAAAAATTTGTGTTTTGGGTACGCGATTCTATCGCTATTACCAATTACGTAAATGATAATAAATATTACATGCAGTCCAAAGGTGGCCGTCCGGCCAATGCAAGCGGCAAAAAATATATTAACTGGGCTTATGTAAAAAAGAACCCGGTTTGGAGCAATAGAAAGGGCGCTGCGAGCAACAGATCGAAACTTCAGGGTATGTTTTACCAGAATGAAGACCGTGTTTTTGACCGCGACGAGATTGATGTACGGCTGTTAAAATACAATTACGCACTAATGGTACTGCGTGATGCCGCAAACCACCGCAACGATCCAAAATCAAGGCGTTCGGATTTCATTTTGCGCGATACCGTTACCGTATACCCCGATACATTGGTATGGCTAAGTGATTTTTCATATGCCGCCAATGAGCCAATGGTCGAGGCTTATTTCTCGCATCCGGCTTTTCGCAACTATCCTGTAGTAGGCGTTACCTGGAGACAGGCAAGGGCTTTCACTGTTTGGCGTACCCGCTACAATGAGGCTTATAAAAATTCAAGACATTTACCCCCACGCGCCGATTACCGCTTACCTACAGAAGGCGAATTTGAATATGCGGCCCGCGGTGGCAGGTTAGGTACCGATTATCCATGGGGTGGCCCTTACATAAAAAATGCTAAAGGCTGTTTATTGGCCAACTTTAAACCAGGCCGCGGTAATTATACCGATGATGGCGGCGCTTACACAGTAAACGTGCGTTCGTATTTCCCTAATGATTACGGCTTATATAATATGGCCGGCAACGTAGCAGAATGGACATCATCTGCCTTTGACGAATCTGCTTCAACATTTGTACATGACCTTGCACCAACCTTCGCCGTTGAGGCAAAGTCTTCTGATCCCGAAGTGCTTAAACGTAAAGTTGTACGGGGCGGATCATGGAAAGATATCGGTTACTTCCTTCAAAACTCTACCCGTACCTACGAGTACCAGGACACCGCAAAATCATACATCGGTTTCCGCTGCGTTACAAGTTACCTGGGCCGGGATATCAAAGACAAACGATAAACAAAACAAAAACGTAAAATCATCTAAACAAAGTTATTTCTGATTATTATGGCTGGAACTGGAAAGAAAAAACCATTTGGAATAGGAAACATTATTTCAATCGGTGCAACGGTAGTTATCATTGGTTTGTTATTTAAAATACAACACTGGAAATTCGCTTCTGAATTTATCACTGCGGGCTTAGGCACCGAGGCCATACTTTTTTTTATTTTGGGTTTACAACGCGAAGATAAAGAGGTTGACTGGGTACGTGTATACCCCGAGCTGAATGAGGATTTTCAGGGCGAATTGCCCAAATCATCATCGCATCCGGGTGCTATAGGTGCAACAAATACCACCGCTGCCCTGGATAAAATGCTTGAAGATGCCAAGATAGGGCCCGATCTGGTACGCAGCTTAGGTGATGGTTTAAGAACCTTTGGCGATAAAGTTGCAGCGATATCAAAGGTAACCGATGCTGGCGAAGCCACTATAGCTTTTACCGCTAAAGTAAAAACAGCAACCGCAAGTTATGATAACCTGAGTGCTGCATTCGAAAAAGCATCTGCCAATTTAGCCGAAATGGCTGATACCAATGTAGATTCAAAGGCGTACCATGAACAGGTAAATAAACTGGCCAAAAACTTGGGTTCGTTAAACGCGGTGTATGAACTGGAATTACAGGATTCAAACGCGCATTTAAAATCAATGAGCAAGTTTTATCAAAATATGGCCTTAACCATGAACAACTTTAACGAATCGTTAGATGATTCCAAACAGTTTAAGGAAGAGGTTGGCCGTTTAGCTAAAAACCTGGGGTCATTGAATGCTATATATGGCAACATGCTTACTGCGATGAACCAGCCGCGTGTTAGTTAATTATAAACAGATTTTTTAAAAGCTAAGATTTATATAGATGGCCGGAGGTAAGGAAACCCCAAGACAGCGAATGATAGGTATCTTATACCTGGTGCTTTTAGGCTTAATTGCGCTAAACGTACCAGAGAACCTATTGGATGCTTTTAAAAATATTACCAAAAGTTTGGATGCATCTACCAAGAATGTAAACTCCAGTTTACAGCAAACTTATAATTCATTTGAAACAAAAATAAAAGCTCAGCCTGATAAAGCTAAATATCTTAACGCGGCAAAAGAGGCAAGTAAAATGACCGATGACTTAAATAAATACATCGATGATTTGAAAGTTGAATTGACTGAAAAGGGGGGCGGTATCAATAAGGAGATTGATGATATTACTGCACGCGACAATTTGGATATATCATCAGAAGTGATGATCAACGGCAAGAAGGCAGATGTTTTAAAAGAAAAAATAGAAGCTACCCGTGCCAAACTACTGCAATTGTTAGGCAAGGATGCCGAAGGCGTAAACTTTTCTTTAAATGCGGATGCGCCAAAAGCAAATGTAGGGATGCAGCAAAAAACATGGCAGCAAGCTTACTTTGGCGAAGGTATCCCATTGGGAGCAACTATAACCACATTGGCCAAAATACAGGCAGATACAAAAAATGCCGAAAATGAAGTGGTTAAAAAATTATACAGCAACGTTGATAAAGCCGAAGTAACGCTGAATGCATTCAGGGCTGTAGCCGTGTCGCCAAGCAGTTACGTTTTGGCCGGGCAGCAATTTAAAGCGGATATTTATTTAACAGCTTACGATTCGCATACAAATCCAATTATCACGGTGGGGGGATCGTCCGTTCCGACTAAAGATGGTATTGGAACTTATACAACTACAGCAAGCGGCGAAGGCAAACATACTATGAGTGGCGAATTGGTTGTTAAAGCAGTTGATGGCGGCCCCGATAAAAGGTATACATTTTCTCAGGACTACATGGTTGCAAGGCCATCGGCCGTAGTGTCGCCCGATAAAATGAACGTGTTGTATATAGGCGTGTCCAACCCGGTATCGGTATCGGCTCCGGGTGTACCTACTTCAAGCTTAAATGTAAGCATGAGCGGTGGTTCTATCAGTGGATCTGCCGGTCATTACACGGTTAGGGTGAGTAGTGTCGGCGCTGCGAAAATTACCGTTACCGGCGAAAAGGGCATGGTTTTAGGATCTTCTGATTTTCGGGTAAAACGTATTCCAGATCCTAAAGCACAGTTTGGCGGCAAAAGTGGTGGTACAACCAGCGCTGCCAACATCAGGGCGCAGGACAGGCTTTTTGCTAAACTGGACAACTTTGATTTTGATGCTAAATTTAATGTTACACGTTTTACCATATTAATTATAAAACCACGCCAGGATGCTATTATATATTCGGGCTCGAGCGGCGAACTTACCGGTGCAATGAGATCGGCATTAAATACTGTTACACCGGGTACAACAGTTGTTTTTAAAGATGTTGTGGCCGTTGGGCCGGACGGCACGCCACGCGGGCTGGACGCTATTGTATTATCCGCAAATTAAACGCGTATGAAAAAGAGAATTTTAATTGTTTTGCTTTGTATTGCCTGCGTTGGCGCTTATGCGCAAAAAAAACAACCGAAGAAATCGCCCAGGAAAACAAATAATGCTGCTGCAGGACGGAGGGCTACCCCGCCGCCGCCCCAGCCTTCAAATACCGTGGCCAGCCAGCCATCACCGGATACAACCAAAAAGCCAATGAAGCCTTTTGAAAGGCCGCTTGATGGCTATTATAAAAAGAGTAACATTTTAAGTGCGAAAGTAACCCCGTACCCCAACCTGCGCGAAAGCGACGTAGCATTTGCTAAAAGGGTATGGCGCGAAATTGATGTACGCGATAAAATGAACACTTACCTTGCATCGCCAAAACGCCGTTTAATTGATGTGTTGCTGGATGCTATTACGGCAGGCGAACTAACAGCTTATGACCCAACACCGGGTAAAAAGGACGATATTAATGGCGACAGTTTCAGTACGCCGCTAAATGGGGCTCAGGCCAAGGGCCGTTTATCCGGTGCAGATAGCAGCGTGGTGAAGAAATTTGATGCCAACGGCAATGAGATTGGATCTACAATGGTAGCCAGCGAATTTAACCCCGATAGCGTACTCAAATATCGTATAAAAGAAGATTGGGTGTTTGATCGCCAGCGCTCTATTTTTGAACCGCGCATTATTGGGATAGCGCCGCTTGTTAAACCAAAGGGTGTAGGTGCTGCAGATGTGGATTATCAGCCGGCTTTTTGGATTTATTTTCCCGAAGCCCGCCAGATACTTGCAACCAAAGAGGTTGTTAGCCGCGCCAGCGATGCAACAGGCTTAAGTTTCGATGATGTTTTCATGAAGCGTATCTTTACCAGTTATATTGTGAAACAAAGCAATGATAAAGATGAGCGTGTGAAAGATTACGCCCAGGGGATAGACAAGCTTTACGAATCGGAAAGAATAAAAAAGACATTAATGGATTGGGAGCTTAATCTTTGGCAATACTAATTGTTAAATGAAAATTCAAAGGTGAAAAGTCAAAGCTGTTCTGGTTTTGACTTTTTGCGTTTTA
The genomic region above belongs to Mucilaginibacter sp. KACC 22773 and contains:
- the porK gene encoding type IX secretion system lipoprotein PorK/GldK, yielding MKQIYFLIVVLAGGVLSGCGSGGDRGEVAGVPQRSFKAEVPYGMVYIPGGSFMMGQTDQDVTFAQTAQPKQVTEAPFFMDQTEITNSQYKKFVFWVRDSIAITNYVNDNKYYMQSKGGRPANASGKKYINWAYVKKNPVWSNRKGAASNRSKLQGMFYQNEDRVFDRDEIDVRLLKYNYALMVLRDAANHRNDPKSRRSDFILRDTVTVYPDTLVWLSDFSYAANEPMVEAYFSHPAFRNYPVVGVTWRQARAFTVWRTRYNEAYKNSRHLPPRADYRLPTEGEFEYAARGGRLGTDYPWGGPYIKNAKGCLLANFKPGRGNYTDDGGAYTVNVRSYFPNDYGLYNMAGNVAEWTSSAFDESASTFVHDLAPTFAVEAKSSDPEVLKRKVVRGGSWKDIGYFLQNSTRTYEYQDTAKSYIGFRCVTSYLGRDIKDKR
- the porL gene encoding type IX secretion system motor protein PorL/GldL, giving the protein MAGTGKKKPFGIGNIISIGATVVIIGLLFKIQHWKFASEFITAGLGTEAILFFILGLQREDKEVDWVRVYPELNEDFQGELPKSSSHPGAIGATNTTAALDKMLEDAKIGPDLVRSLGDGLRTFGDKVAAISKVTDAGEATIAFTAKVKTATASYDNLSAAFEKASANLAEMADTNVDSKAYHEQVNKLAKNLGSLNAVYELELQDSNAHLKSMSKFYQNMALTMNNFNESLDDSKQFKEEVGRLAKNLGSLNAIYGNMLTAMNQPRVS
- the porM gene encoding type IX secretion system motor protein PorM/GldM, yielding MAGGKETPRQRMIGILYLVLLGLIALNVPENLLDAFKNITKSLDASTKNVNSSLQQTYNSFETKIKAQPDKAKYLNAAKEASKMTDDLNKYIDDLKVELTEKGGGINKEIDDITARDNLDISSEVMINGKKADVLKEKIEATRAKLLQLLGKDAEGVNFSLNADAPKANVGMQQKTWQQAYFGEGIPLGATITTLAKIQADTKNAENEVVKKLYSNVDKAEVTLNAFRAVAVSPSSYVLAGQQFKADIYLTAYDSHTNPIITVGGSSVPTKDGIGTYTTTASGEGKHTMSGELVVKAVDGGPDKRYTFSQDYMVARPSAVVSPDKMNVLYIGVSNPVSVSAPGVPTSSLNVSMSGGSISGSAGHYTVRVSSVGAAKITVTGEKGMVLGSSDFRVKRIPDPKAQFGGKSGGTTSAANIRAQDRLFAKLDNFDFDAKFNVTRFTILIIKPRQDAIIYSGSSGELTGAMRSALNTVTPGTTVVFKDVVAVGPDGTPRGLDAIVLSAN
- the porN gene encoding type IX secretion system ring protein PorN/GldN, encoding MKKRILIVLLCIACVGAYAQKKQPKKSPRKTNNAAAGRRATPPPPQPSNTVASQPSPDTTKKPMKPFERPLDGYYKKSNILSAKVTPYPNLRESDVAFAKRVWREIDVRDKMNTYLASPKRRLIDVLLDAITAGELTAYDPTPGKKDDINGDSFSTPLNGAQAKGRLSGADSSVVKKFDANGNEIGSTMVASEFNPDSVLKYRIKEDWVFDRQRSIFEPRIIGIAPLVKPKGVGAADVDYQPAFWIYFPEARQILATKEVVSRASDATGLSFDDVFMKRIFTSYIVKQSNDKDERVKDYAQGIDKLYESERIKKTLMDWELNLWQY